The region TATTTATTTATAGGTGACATTAATAATGGCAGGCATTTGATAAAAAGGGTAAAGAAAACAAAAGCCTGCGTTGTCACTTTGCGTCCATTCTTTTAATCAACGAAGCACTGTCAGTGGGACTCTGGGTTTTGCTACACAATCATCCTCCCCTTTCTCTCTCCAACTACTGTCACCTCTTCATCGGAGGAGGAGACAGTGGCCACCACCTCCACTCCCCTTTTCTTCGCAATTTCTCTTTCAACTCCGCCATGATGCTCCATTTCTCCACCCTATAACTCAACTTCCCATGACCTATTCTTGCCCTTGAAGAACCCTCTTGTAAGctcaaaaccctaatttttccgtataatttatttttcattcTTTATTATCCCGTACATCCTCAATGTTAGTTctagttagttagttagttagttatTTCTTAGGGTTTTTagtttcttttgattttgatCGTTTTTGTTTTCATCAACCTAGCTCAAATTTCTTATTACTGTTTCTAAATTATGTGTTTAGGAAAGTGGTTAAGATGGCATGGATGAAAGAAAATGATGGGAATGGAAAAGATAAGGAGTTAGGTGGAGATAATGGTTTTTCAAAAGTGAAAGAACCGTCTGTTAGTTCTGGTGGTTGTACTGTTTCGGTGAATCGGAAATCTGAAGTGAAAGAAAATATTTCCTATGCTAACATTTTGCGATTGAGGAACAAGTTTGCGGATTCTCTTGCTTTGTATGAGCGTGTTTTGGAGAGTGATGGTGGGAATGTGGAGGCTCTCATTGGGAAAGGCATATGCTTGCAGATGCAGAATTCGGGTAGGCTTGCTTTTGATAGTTTTTCGGAGGCTATTAAGTTGGATCCTCAGAATGCTTGTGCTCTCACACATTGTGGTATTCTTTATAAAGAAGAAGGTCGGTTGATGGAGGCAGCTGAGGTATGTGTATTGCTAGATGAATAGTTTTTGATGAAATAGCATGGCGTTTTTGTTTTCTAATGAGTGCTTTAGCTGTTTGAATTTTTTGAACAAGCTTATAAAATCAGATTGAAGTTCTGTGAGTTACTTAGTGAGGGCGCTTGGTGTcagcattcttgatattatatATGCATTAAAGAATTGATACAGAATTACATTTTATGTTTGCAAGACAATAATAAAGATCTGAACTACTTCCTATGAATCTAATACATACAAACAATACCCATTAAGAATTGATAGTATTATATACAATTTTCCGAGGTTTTGCACTATATAGTCTACTGGGTAATAGATCTGTTAACTTGCTTTTCTTTCAGAACATCCATGCAGTTCTTGACTGAGGAATGCATATGCTTAGACTACCAGCATATTTAATCTAATTTGTTTACCATCTATTTATGGTTAAGATCATGGTAGTTAAAAGTACAGGTTGGTGTGTAATATTGCATTATCTTCCGGGTTTTTCCAACTTTGAGCTATTCTGATTCACAGAAAAATTGTGAGTACGTTGGATTGGCAGGGATTCTGTCTAAGCTTGTGGGATTGGTGCTAAACAGATCCTCTTCTGGCTGTGGGTTTCATGACCCACTTTCGAAAAACCCATTTCATGGTTAAAACATGTTAAGAAATGTcgttgggcctaactcaaccctacaaaaccggttggtagagtgaggactgccccacttataaacacatgtttatgccatatattgtccgatgtgggactcttaacaaAACAGAACCCTAGCCCAATATctcatttcttttcttttgagtCTTTGACACGACGACCGAAGAAGAGAAACAAGACTCACAACCAAAACTGCCCCATCCAAAGTCATCCATGGAGGTTTTGGGGGAGAAGAAACAAAGAGGGGACAATTGGGTGGTCTGCAAGTTGGGTATATTTTTAGATCTCATGGGCAAGGCCCAATAAGGTGATAGTATTAGTATCTACTGGGTTCATGAAAAGAGGGTCCTAAGTCAGCCTAATTCAAGGCCAAAATTCATTTGAGGATTTTGGGGAGAAGAAACAAAGAGAGGTGACAAATTGGTGGTCTGAAGTTGGGCATATTTTAAGATCTCATGGGCAAGGCCCAATATGGTGATAGTATCTGCTGTGTTCATGGAAAGAGGGTCCTAAGTCAGCCTAATTCAAGACTGAAATTTATTGGGCCTAACAAGGCACATCTAGCCCAATTCATAATTCAGGCGATATCCTCATGTTTTTATTACACCGTTTATTTGCTGACTAGATTATTCACCAAGTTCACTGCCAAGCTGAACTTGCATCTATGGTGTTTGGGAAAGATTGTCATTGGAAACAACTGTGGGTTGGCAACTACTTCAGGAAAGTGAAGATCGATCAGATCCATAAAGAATTTTTTACCCCTTTACATCTAGCTGGCTTATCAAGTTCCTAACGATGGGTCCTAGGGGAAGTTTTTGTTTTATCAACAACTATTTAACATGATAGAATTTAGTATATTGCAACCTTGAGGACAGGTTTTTTAGGGGCTGTATTGTTAGGACTAGGATATTTTGATATCATATTAGTATATTGTTAGGACTAGGATATTTTGATATCATATCTTGAATTTTACTATATTATATTATTATCTATTAACTAATTATTTCATATTTTGAtattaaaatgtattttaatatTTTCAGTAGGATCTTACTATCGGTGTTATGATCCTGCTATTGTGCGATTCCTATCTTGACTCTTCTTCCCGATCCCAAGTAAAATAGCAATTTTGACTGCCTTGGTTAGGGTGGGTATCACTATTATGAGGTATGCATACCTCAATGTGGACATCCTTACTGTCACATTTGTCCTTGACTGGGACTGTACCACAAAGTTTGATAATGCGGAGTTTTCAGCCATAATCTGCTATAATGGCACTGCAAAGCGGCCGGTATGGTGGGATTTTGGCTCTCCGCTATGAACCACCATCGACAACACAGCATGCCAGTATTGATTTCGGTAGTATGTTGACAATTTGTGTTCAAGTTATCAAGAGGAAACATCTCATTTATACTCTATAGATAAATATAGTATATATAAAGAAACAATATCCCAATCACTACATACATGATTACATCGAATCTAGGCATATGATACATCATTTGAATAGAAGTTCTCACTGATAATCAAATGATTTACCTGGAGCAGTCATATCAAAAGGCGTTAAGGGTGGATCCTACGTACAAAGCAGCTGCTGAATGCTTAGCCATTGTACTAACGGATATTGGTACCAACATAAAGCTTGCAGGAAACACTCAGGAGGgaattcaaaaatattttgaagCTCTAAAAGTAGATCCACACTATGCTGTAATTCCATCTCAATCCTTTTCCCACATTTTTCCATTTTAAATTTAATCAGCTTTTTACCTGCATACGATGAATAACTTTCTTTCTCTCTATCCTTGCAGCCAGCATATTATAACCTTGGTGTGGTCTATTCTGAAATGATGCAATATGACATGGCCCTCACTTTCTACGAAAAAGCTTCATCAGAGAGGCCTATGTATGCTGAAGCATATTGCAACATGGGTGTGATTTATAAAAATCGAGGTGATTTGGAAGCGGCTATTACTTGTTATGAGAGGTACACACATATGTATGGCTTGCACTTCTTTTGACGAGCCAAGTTTTAGGATTAGCTTATTTTGTTTGTTTAGAGTATTAGGGTTAGCTTATTTTGTGTTCAAAGTAGCTTATAAACAAAATCCTGTCAAGAGAGCTTTTGAAAAACAATGATTTTCTGTAGAAATTAAGGGTCTATATGTGTGTTTTAACTAGAAGACgaatgaaaaataattataaaaatatatttttcgACAAGATAATTGCAAAAATGTCAAAAGGCTAATTTAGTGCTTTTATTAGAACTTAGAAGGTAGAAATAATAGTATTTAAATAAAAGCTCTATGAAAGTTTTGTTGTAGAACATTTTTTAATCTTGTCCGTTTTGTTTTAGCTTAAAGAAGTGGGGCTCTATAGTAATATAACATTTCGAAAGATACGGTTGTTTCAGTCTGAGAAAGTGTTTTCGGCTTAAATCTTAGTTTTCAATTTTTACTGCTAAACTGTGCTTGTTTTCATTTTGATTCTTGTTTAGGGAACAGTAAAAACAGTAATTAGAATGAAAACccaaaaaatgaaaaatggaaaatgcCTTCTCAAACCAAACACGCCTTACTAATTTTAGCTTTTGAGAAAAACACAAATAATTTCTGAGTTTTTATTTGAATTACATAATTGTTGTAATTTTTTCAGTGATACCTTTTAACTTAAAAGTATGGTAAGATTAGAAGAGGTCAAATTAGAAATGACAATATTAGAGAGAATGTTGAGGTATCAACTATTGGAGAAAAGATGATGGAAAATAGACTTAGGTGGGTTGGGCGTGTACGGGTAAGACATGGAGATTCTGTTGTAAAGAGAGTAAGTCAGATGGAGAGGAGTCAAACAACTAGAGTTAGAGGAAGACTTAGAAAATATAAAAGAGAAACTATTAAGAAGGATCTTGAGATTAATGAATTGGATAGAAATATGGTTTTGATAGAACATTGTGGTGTAATTTGATCCATGTAGCTTATCCCACTTAGTGGGATAAGGCTTGATTGTTGATTTTGTTGTACCTTTTAACCCCACTAAGTGAGATAAGGCTTGATTGTTGATGTTGTACCTTTTAACTTAAAACGCCTTTTCTTTAGAAGAAGCACAAAGAAATGGACCTTAATCTAGTTTAAGCTTGCACTTAATGACTGGATTTATTTATGTGACCAACTTATGTTTTATGGCAGGTGTTTAGCTGTTTCACCTAACTTCGAGATTGCCAAAAATAACATGGCTATAGCTTTGACAGATTTGGGAACAAAGGTGATGCATGCAGTGCTAACTTTTTAAGCAATTTTATTGATATTGTTTTCATGTATGATGCACTCTTTgtttttaaagaaaaaaaaccCACAAAATACTTCTATTATCAACATGAATAATTGTGCAATGATAGTTATATCAACATGAATAGTAGTGCACTGATGACCTCTAGGAACAAATTTTAGGAAAACATTTCTGACTTAAAACGTGCGGTAGTGTGGTTTGTGTTTGTGAATCAATGTTTTCTAATTTTTCTTGTCTACATTTTTTCTTGGACACCTTTCTTTCTTTCTATTCCTCATGTGCAATGAGATGCATTGCCAATTTTGGATAATATTTTCTTGCTTATGGAGACCACTGTATTGTTTTATATATAGGTTAAATTGGAGGGTGACATCAACCGGGGTGTGGCTTTTTATAAGAAAGCCTTGTTTTATAACTGGCATTATGCTGATGCTATGTATAATCTCGGGGTTGCTTATGGTGAGATGCTTAAGTTTGATATGGTACGTCTTGCACATACGTCTGTGTATATTTCTTACATAATGCACACACACGGAATATATTAAGATCTTAGATACAGCTTTATTGTAGTATTAATTGCtaatttggattttttttataCTACTTAGGCTATTGTGTTCTATGAGCTCGCCTTCCATTTCAATCCACATTGTGCGGAAGCTTGTAACAATCTAGGTGTTATATATAAAGATCGTGACAACCTTGATAAAGCTGTAGAATGCTACCAGGTAATGACAGTTGTGTCAGTTGTTTCAATATCAACCCTTGCTGGATTGCATATATATTTGATAGCAACTTTTCTTTTGGGTACTGTAGCTTGCTTTGTCAATCAAGCCCAACTTTTCACAGTCATTAAATAACCTTGGTGTTGTCTACACTGTCCAGGTAAGCATCTTACAATTTTTTAATTTTGAAGTTGATCAAATATCTTCAGTTACTAATTTTACTATCTTTTCTACTTTCCCCAGGGTAAGATGGACGCCGCTGCAAGTATGATTGAGAAAGCTATCATTGCAAATCCGACATACGCAGAGGCATACAATAACCTAGGTCTTTTTTTATCATTTATGCTTTATCTAATATATTATTCCCTCCATTCCTAAAGATAAGCACCCATTGCATATTTATAGTGTAGTTAATGTGTCTATTTTATACAAGAGTATGGCTAAATTGTCCTTCGTGTATAGACGTATACAATATTCGTTTATCATTTTCCATGGCAAATTTGAGGACTTATATGTGGAATTCCTCCGTGCAAATGTTTATCTGAGTATGCGTTGACCACTTGTTCAATAGCTAAATAGAAAAAAAGTTGTGTTAATTAAGGTTATGCTTGAAAAAAAAGTAATAAATGCATCTAGCAATCAGATTCCTCACTAGTCTAACTATGGTTGAGTAACATTATGATAGATTTATTAGGATGGTCAGAAAAGGTGAAGAAATAATGCCAAATCAAATTGAGATAAAAGTTGTCAACTAGTTACAAACATACGTTTCTTTTGGTTAGACCATTTTTCTTAAAGAGTAAAAGTATGTCAATTAGTTATACAAAGATTTAAAATGAGCTGCAAAATTACATTGATAAATATACCATGCATTTAAAATGAAATGTTGTTTCTCATTATGTTTAGTTACAAACATACGTTTTATTTCCAAGTGACCCTGTAATTAAAACCTTTTTCTATCATACACTTCATCTTTTCTGTTCTTGTTGTGCAGGAGTTCTTTACAGAGATGCTGGTGATATTGCTCTAGCAATTAATGCTTATGAACAATGTCTCAAGATTGATCCTGACTCTCGAAATGCTGGCCAGGTCTGTTGCACTGGCTGAATGTTCTGTTTTTGTTAACCTGTGTAAAATTTTCCAAAGCTGGCACTTGCTAGCATGGCTGCTACTTAGATCTGTTTAATCTTTCTTTTTTGGGCTGAATATTAAAGTCATTGGTTGTAGAAAATTTGTCGATGATTGGACTTTTTCTTTGCAAGAATTAGATGTCTTTTAATTATTGAAGTTTTCTTGTAAAGTACTTGTATTGTATCCTTATTTTAATGCACCTTAATGTGCAGAACCGCCTGCTTGCAATGAATTACATAGATGAAGGAAATGATGACAAACTTTTTGAAGCTCATAGGTAACAACTTTCTcctaattttttttttaatttcaatttctaTTTGTTTGTTGCATTTTACTGATTTTACTATATATCATTCACTGATTATTTAAGTTTTCTCATAACTTACCTATGTGATATTGGGATGAGAGAAAATAGCAACTTCATTGATTTTTCATAAATGTTGTGTGACATGTATAATTTACCTGGATGACAAAGTAAATATACTTCTGCAACTGCATTGTGCTGGTGGGGAAGGGTGTGGGGAGAAAGAGAGACATAGTTTGTGCTTTTTTATTAAATATTGATAATGTTGTTTATGGTGATGGTTAAGAAGAAGAAAAGTAAAAAATGCTTAAAAGAAAAGAATAAAGATATTAAGGCACCCATATTTTCCTACATCTATGACACATAATCACGTTAAAAAATGTGGTTAATTCAATTGAGTAGATGGTTTATTTAGTTCGCAGTAAAAAATTGTGATTAATTCAACCGCACGATTAACCACAATTTTACAATTTTCTACGtgatttaaattaataatatactcAACGGAATTAACCACAAATTTGCTTATGATTAACCACACTTCTTTTAAATCACAATGCTGTATTATGTGAACATTCTGCTTGACATTTAGGAGTATATGTTTTTTCATGCTATCTCTGCAAGTAACATTTCTTTAGGCTCTGATTGTGAGTTTGGAGGAGAGGGAAATGGAGGGCTTTGGGGAGAGGGGAGTAGGGCGAAAGTAGAGAAATCTTCATTATGTTTTGAGAGAATGCTTTTGTAGGAAATTATAAATGAATGTTTACCAttaatatgtttttaattttAAGAATTGTATGACAACAGATTgaatttgaaaaatttatttaaaCCCTCCTAAATCCTCCTTCAATACAATCTCCAAAATCCTCCCAAAATAAGAGAACTCAAATTGTATTGAAAGGGGATTTTGGAAGGTTTTGGAGGATTTAGATAAATTCTTCAAGTTCAATCTATTTTGTTATAATACTCTTagaataaaaaatatattaatgaTAAATATCCATTTATCTTTCTCTTAAGAAACActattaaaaaaaaagaaaaggaaaagatTTCTCTATTTCCCTTTCCCCAAAGACCTCCCTATCCCTCCTCTTCAAACTCGCAAAACAGAGCTTTATGGTATCAAATTATCAATTATGTACATGGGTTATGACTAGTTGTAGTTTCAATTGCCAAAATTTGTCATCCATAATATTTTTATCTGCTGCAGTTTACTTAATATGAGAAAGTAGAATGGCATTTAGATTTAAGACTTATCAAAACAGTGTTTCCTTTCAGGGATTGGGGTAGGCGGTTTATGAGACTATATCAACAATTCACATCATGGGACAACTCAAAAGATCCCGAACGGCCTCTTGTGATAGGATATGTATCTCCTGATTATTTTACACACTCTGTGTCATATTTCATAGAAGCTCCCCTTATATATCACAACTACGCCAAATATAAAGTGATTGTTTATTCAGCAGTTGTCAAGGTATCATTTGCTGAATTGATTTGTTTGGAATGTTGAAAATATTGATATACTGCTTACTTGTTGGAGATCTTGATAACAACATTGGAAAACTAACATCTAGTTGTCATAGGCCATGAATGAAGTTGTTAGTGGTATTCTTTCGAATATTGAAAATATACTTTTTTCTTTGCACATCCATTCAAATTGGTGCTAATATGATATTTTGGATTAAGTATTAAAAGTTCGTTATATTTCTATCAATAGTTTATGGCTTACAAATTGTCAGGCCTGCCTCATGTAAATGCAAGATATCATGTCTACAATAGCATCACAATAGGTCTGACTGTTCCCTGGATCTAGCCATAGCAGCCAGGTGGTTTATGGATTCTCAGGCTTAGTAGGAGAGAATCAAGTATAACCTGCATGGAGAGTCAGAGTTCAACATAATTTGTCTTGTCATAATTCTAATTATTGTTAACATTTATAACTGAGGTTCCATAATTAAGTTATTAATATCCGTTCTTTccattttaaaattgattttcTTGTGATGGTGCAGGCAGATTCAAAAACCATTCGGTTTAGAGAGAAAGTTTTAAAGAAGGGTGGGATCTGGAAAGAAATTTACGGGACTGATGAAAAGAAGGTCGCTGATATAATTAAAGAAGATCAAGTTGATATTTTGGTAGAACTTACTGGTCATACTGCAAACAATAAGCTGGGAATGATGGCATGTCGACCTGCTCCAGTTCAGGTATTTTTTTATCTTACCCTTGCTTGCTACATGATGCAGATATGGTTTTTGTTTTTATACTCAAATCTCTATTGATTTGTATCTGGTTTGTTTTGTGAAAATGCAAATTAGTATTTTATTGCATATGTTTGCATATCATTTCTGAGTAATAGAAACTGGAAGAATTGTTTGATAGCCCGTCTTAGTTTAGCCTGGTTAATTGCCACTATTTACTCCTAAAATATGATTAATTTGTTGATGGGCAATATCAGGCAAGAATCCTAAAGCGAGGGGCCATATATGTATAATATTTGAAAGAAACTTACACGAATAAATACAATTTAAACAACTATCTTAGATATATGTCTTTATCTATGCTTTTATTTCAATCTTATACACAGCCTTCTCCATGTATGTGCTAAATCTACTCATTAAGCATGTGATATGTAGTGGCTCGCATCATTTTATGACAACAGGTGTTATACTGCCATTAATGTGGTGAATGTATATAATTTGATCTCTGCAAAATTGTAACTTATGTTGATTGACGAGCAGGTGACTTGGATTGGTTATCCCAATACTACAGGATTGCCTGCAATTGATTACAGGATATCTGATTCACTGGCAGACCCTCCTGAAACAAAGCAGAAGTAGTTATCTTCTTGAATTTCTGTACATTCTTGTCATTGATCTATGTTTTTTTCTATCACTCTTGTTGCAGTTTATTTTCTCACGTCATGTTTTCTTTGTTGCAGGCATGTTGAAGAGTTAGTCCGATTACCAAATTGCTTCCTTTGTTACACTCCTTCCCCCGAGGCCGGTCCTGTGTGTCCGACTCCCGCTCTTTCCAATGGTTTTATTACATTTGGTAGTTTTAACAATCTTGCCAAGGTAGTGTTTATGTTAAATTATTTGTGTACATGTTTGTTCTTAAACATAGGTCCTGTATATCCTAACTTATGTTATTGTTTCATCAGATTACTCCTACAGTATTGAAGGTTTGGGCAAGGATACTGTGTGCAATTCCAAATTCTCGCCTCGTGGTAAAATGTAAACCATTTTGCTGTGATAGTGTGAGACAGAGGTTTCTTTCAACCCTAGAACAATTGGGATTGGAACCACTACGAGTTGATCTTCTGCCCCTTATTCTACTTAACCATGATCATATGCAAGCATATTCTCTGATGGACATCAGGTAATATCTATTTTTCTATTCTTTGATGTTTTTATGGTCCTGCCTGAACTCATTTTGTTTTACAAACAGGTATTGGTTTACTGTTGGCTGTATTCCGTTATTATGTGCAGCACCTCTGTTTGATCTGTTCTTCTAATTAATTCTTAACCCTTTTCATATCCTTGGTGCAAATAGGATACAGTTGTGGTGCAATACAAAAAAAATTCTTGCACACCTGAAAGAGTGACTCAACTTTGAACATATCATAATTAATACTAGTAATTTGAATGAAAAACTATGCATTTGGAACGTAGCATAATCAAGAGAGCATTTACTCAAAGCGTTTCTGTGGAAAATTTCATCAAAATCAGACATGTTCTTATTATTACTCTTTTAAATTGTTTTTGAATCCTAAAACTCAGTAATTCACATGTATACTAAGGATGGTTGTGTCTGATTCTAGTTACTGAATAGCATGGAAACTTAAAATATAAAATTTACTTACATTGGAGTGGTTATTTGGGTAGCCAAAATCTCAAATTTACCATTTGCTGGCATAGCCTTAACTACATTTGATTGTCAGAGTCAGTCTATCTATGTAATGGTGCCTTCCTTGAAAAGTATCTATCATATGTAATGGAGTAGTATATGAATATCCTATAGAATAGGGCAATTGGAGACTGTAGAAATATACTAGATTACAAGTTATTTCATGGTTAATTCGTTGAGTGTGAAACATACTACGAAACAGCTACTTGCCATATTGTTCTGCTTAATTTTATGAACTTTCTATTTACATAAGTTGATTTTAATCTTGTCGTCAATCATGGTTGAGGTCTTACTAATGTTTTGTTGATTGTTTGTATGTCTAGTGAAATGAAAGTCGGTGCTACATATATATGTTGAATATGACCGAAGATAAACTTTGGATGTGGTTTTGATTACAATTATAAGAACACAGTTTGTGTATGTTAAATAACTTCTTTATACCTTCGTAAACTGTTCTTTTGTAGTTTGGACACATTTCCATATGCCGGGACAACTACGACATGTGAATCTTTATACATGGGAGTTCCATGTGTTACAATGGCTGGTTCAGTACATGCACACAATGTTGGTGTTAGTCTTCTTAGCAATGTTGGTATGGAATCCACTTTAATATTTGTATGATGTTGAGTATATTCAGTATTACTATTACTTCCCAATAGCTGTTGCATGTTTTACCTTGTGATTTTGTGGAATGCCTTCCAGAAGCAGTGCGTGGCTAAAGTCATTGAAACTTTCTGTTATTTTGGCTCAGAATTCAATCTCCATCTTACTTTGTCACATTAGtaataatttttatttgatttctCATGGCTTTATTGAAATGAACAGTTTTTGTTATCCAAAAAAGAGTTTAAAAGTTAGTCTTATGTAAATAAATCAGTTTTTCTTAAAATCAACGATAACCAATAGTTTTCCTTAGTTTCCCTCTACCTTCAATTGTTTTCCTTAGACTTCAGTACACAATAGTTTGTAGAGCATATATATTTGCATTATTTGGCTTCCTCATTTAACATGAATATCTAACTTTTAATAATTCAGGGCTGGGGAATTTGATTGCCAAAAATGAAGATGAATATGTTAAACTGGCCATGAAGTTAGCCTCCGACATTCCAGCATTACAAAATTTGAGAATGAGTTTACGAGAGCTCATGTCCAAGTCTCCTGTTTGTGATGGAGCAAACTTTATCCTTGGTCTAGAGTCAGTGTATAGGAGCATATGGCGCAGATACTGTGAGGGAGATGTTCCATCTTTGAAACGCCTGGAATTGTTAGAACCACCTGTTTCTACCGATAAGAACTCTGAGCCAACAAGGGTCATAAACGCAATTGAGGGCAGCACTGGATCTGTCAAGGCGAATGGATTCAATTCAGCACAGCCACCAAAACTTAATACCAGCGGTTGCGAAGAAAATGGCGGGTCCTTGAAAAACAGTAAGTAAGCAGGGAGTGGTGGGTTCAAGTTGAATTTTGTGAGTGGTTCAAGGGTGTTGAACTGTATTACTATTGGTGGATTATTAAGCTGGTATGTATATTATGGTTACTAATGGAAGAGAGGTTTGTATCAATCACGGCCTCATAAAATGAAAGCTTTTCATAGAATGCCAATTTTTTGGGAAAGAAGTGTCAGCAATGGTCATCAAATCAATTTGTCTCCTCAACTGATGTGGATACGCAACGCCGCGATGCTGGCATTAAATGCATCCTTCAATAGCTGTAACACATCTTTTTCCCTAAATTATAGCCAGTGTTGTTATAGTAGCTATGCACAAATCACTATTTCACAATATATGCTATTGAGTTGAAGGTGTTGTGAAAGGGCTTTGTGATTGACAACACTGGTTATAATATAGTTAGAGTGTAGGTTGTGTAATATTTATTTGCTGTTTTTCTTTTCTAGAATGTCATCGTTGGCTACTTATGGAGTGTATCTGAATGACTGAAAAAATCATTTTCTATCAAAGTGTGACTAGACAAATTCATCATTGCTGGGGTAGTTTCTGTTATTACACGTGTG is a window of Lathyrus oleraceus cultivar Zhongwan6 chromosome 6, CAAS_Psat_ZW6_1.0, whole genome shotgun sequence DNA encoding:
- the LOC127098372 gene encoding probable UDP-N-acetylglucosamine--peptide N-acetylglucosaminyltransferase SPINDLY: MAWMKENDGNGKDKELGGDNGFSKVKEPSVSSGGCTVSVNRKSEVKENISYANILRLRNKFADSLALYERVLESDGGNVEALIGKGICLQMQNSGRLAFDSFSEAIKLDPQNACALTHCGILYKEEGRLMEAAESYQKALRVDPTYKAAAECLAIVLTDIGTNIKLAGNTQEGIQKYFEALKVDPHYAPAYYNLGVVYSEMMQYDMALTFYEKASSERPMYAEAYCNMGVIYKNRGDLEAAITCYERCLAVSPNFEIAKNNMAIALTDLGTKVKLEGDINRGVAFYKKALFYNWHYADAMYNLGVAYGEMLKFDMAIVFYELAFHFNPHCAEACNNLGVIYKDRDNLDKAVECYQLALSIKPNFSQSLNNLGVVYTVQGKMDAAASMIEKAIIANPTYAEAYNNLGVLYRDAGDIALAINAYEQCLKIDPDSRNAGQNRLLAMNYIDEGNDDKLFEAHRDWGRRFMRLYQQFTSWDNSKDPERPLVIGYVSPDYFTHSVSYFIEAPLIYHNYAKYKVIVYSAVVKADSKTIRFREKVLKKGGIWKEIYGTDEKKVADIIKEDQVDILVELTGHTANNKLGMMACRPAPVQVTWIGYPNTTGLPAIDYRISDSLADPPETKQKHVEELVRLPNCFLCYTPSPEAGPVCPTPALSNGFITFGSFNNLAKITPTVLKVWARILCAIPNSRLVVKCKPFCCDSVRQRFLSTLEQLGLEPLRVDLLPLILLNHDHMQAYSLMDISLDTFPYAGTTTTCESLYMGVPCVTMAGSVHAHNVGVSLLSNVGLGNLIAKNEDEYVKLAMKLASDIPALQNLRMSLRELMSKSPVCDGANFILGLESVYRSIWRRYCEGDVPSLKRLELLEPPVSTDKNSEPTRVINAIEGSTGSVKANGFNSAQPPKLNTSGCEENGGSLKNSK